A section of the Enterobacter sp. C2 genome encodes:
- the cho gene encoding excinuclease Cho — MARRQSAPRLDFEAAAIYEYPEHLRPWLEALPKHPGVYFFHGESEAMPLYIGKSINIRSRVLSHLRTADEAAMLRQSRRITWVRTAGEIGALLLEAQLIKEQQPLFNKRLRRNRQLCSLLLAGEKPQVVYAREVDFSAQPGLYGLFANRRAALQTLQSIADEQKLCYGLLGLESLTRGRGCFRSALNRCAGACCGKESVEAHNQRLIDALERTRLVCWPWRGPVALKESSGEMTQYHIIHNWLWLGSVDSLDEAASLPRPQASFDQDGYKILCKPLITGLHDITELPLPTE; from the coding sequence GTGGCAAGGCGTCAATCTGCCCCACGTCTGGATTTTGAGGCGGCGGCTATCTACGAGTATCCCGAACATTTACGACCGTGGCTTGAAGCGTTACCTAAGCATCCCGGCGTCTATTTTTTCCATGGCGAAAGCGAAGCGATGCCGCTCTACATCGGTAAGAGCATCAATATTCGCAGCCGCGTGCTCTCCCATCTGCGCACTGCCGATGAGGCTGCCATGCTGCGCCAGTCCCGGCGCATTACGTGGGTGCGTACTGCCGGTGAAATTGGTGCCCTGCTGCTGGAAGCGCAGCTGATTAAAGAGCAGCAGCCGCTGTTCAACAAACGGCTGCGGCGCAATCGCCAGCTCTGCTCTCTGCTGCTGGCGGGGGAAAAACCGCAGGTTGTCTATGCCCGCGAGGTCGACTTCTCGGCACAGCCGGGGCTGTACGGTCTCTTCGCTAACCGCCGGGCGGCGTTGCAAACGCTGCAAAGCATCGCCGATGAGCAAAAGCTCTGCTACGGCCTGCTGGGGCTGGAGTCGCTGACCCGAGGCCGAGGCTGTTTCCGTTCAGCACTCAACCGCTGTGCGGGGGCGTGCTGCGGTAAAGAGAGCGTAGAGGCGCACAACCAGCGCCTGATTGACGCGCTTGAGCGCACGCGACTGGTGTGCTGGCCGTGGCGCGGCCCGGTTGCGCTGAAAGAGAGCAGCGGAGAGATGACCCAGTACCATATCATCCATAACTGGCTATGGCTGGGTTCGGTAGATTCCCTTGACGAGGCGGCCAGCCTGCCGCGTCCGCAGGCAAGCTTCGATCAGGATGGCTATAAGATCCTCTGCAAGCCGCTGATTACTGGCCTGCACGATATTACCGAGCTGCCCTTGCCCACAGAATAA
- the cedA gene encoding cell division activator CedA, translated as MKPFRQNNRPVISYVPRVEPAPPDHANKVEGFRDVWLLRGKYVAFVLMGEHFRRSPTFSMPEAAQRWAEQMRQEGEIDET; from the coding sequence ATGAAACCGTTTCGTCAAAATAATCGCCCTGTTATCAGCTACGTACCCCGCGTGGAGCCTGCGCCACCCGATCACGCCAATAAGGTGGAGGGGTTTCGTGATGTCTGGCTGCTGCGTGGTAAGTATGTGGCGTTTGTGCTGATGGGGGAGCATTTCCGTCGTTCACCGACGTTTAGCATGCCGGAGGCGGCTCAGCGTTGGGCAGAGCAGATGCGTCAGGAAGGGGAGATTGACGAGACGTAG
- a CDS encoding metal-dependent hydrolase, translated as MTAEGHLLFSIACAVFAKNAELTPVLAQGDWWHVIPSAIVTCLLPDIDHPKSFLGQRLKWISKPIARAFGHRGFTHSLLAVFIAVTLFYLKVPDSWFIPADVLQGMVLGYLSHILADMLTPAGVPLLWPCRWRFRLPILRPQRGNQLERVLCMVLFTYAVWMPQSVPDNSAVRWSSQVINTVQGEFTRFINQQSGH; from the coding sequence ATGACGGCGGAAGGACACCTCCTTTTTTCCATTGCCTGCGCGGTGTTTGCCAAAAACGCCGAGCTTACCCCTGTGCTTGCGCAAGGGGACTGGTGGCATGTCATACCCTCAGCCATTGTCACCTGCCTGCTCCCGGATATCGACCATCCGAAATCGTTTCTCGGCCAGCGTCTGAAGTGGATCTCGAAACCGATCGCTCGGGCCTTTGGCCATCGCGGCTTTACGCATAGCCTGCTGGCGGTGTTTATTGCCGTGACGCTTTTCTATCTTAAAGTGCCTGATAGCTGGTTTATCCCTGCCGATGTTTTGCAGGGCATGGTGCTGGGCTACCTGAGCCATATTTTGGCCGATATGCTGACCCCCGCCGGCGTACCGCTGCTTTGGCCCTGCCGCTGGCGCTTCCGCCTGCCTATTCTTAGGCCGCAGCGCGGTAACCAGCTTGAGCGCGTGCTCTGTATGGTGCTGTTTACCTATGCCGTCTGGATGCCGCAGAGCGTACCCGATAACAGCGCCGTGCGCTGGTCTTCTCAGGTTATCAATACTGTGCAAGGTGAGTTCACTCGCTTTATAAATCAGCAATCCGGTCATTAA
- a CDS encoding L-cystine transporter, protein MNFPLIANIVVFVALLFVLAQTRHKQWSLAKKVLVGLAIGVVFGLVLQAIYGAESQVLKDSIQWFNVVGNGYVQLLQMIVMPLVFASILSAVARLHNASQLGKISVLTIGTLLFTTLIAALVGVLVTNLFGLTAEGLVQGTAETARLNAIQSNYAGKVADLSVPQLLLSFVPKNPFADLTGANPTSIISVVIFAAFLGVAALKLLKDDAPKGQRVLTAIDTLQSWVMKLVRLVMQLTPYGVLALMTKVVAGSNLQDIIKLGSFVVASYLGLGIMFVVHAILLAVNGVSPLKYFRKVWPVLTFAFTSRSSAASIPLNVEAQTRRLGVPESIASFSASFGATIGQNGCAGLYPAMLAVMVAPTVGINPLDPLWIATLVGMVTISSAGVAGVGGGATFAALIVLPAMGLPVTLVALLISVEPLIDMGRTALNVSGSMTAGTLTSQWLKQTDKEVLNSEESAELAHR, encoded by the coding sequence ATGAATTTCCCTTTAATTGCGAACATCGTGGTGTTCGTAGCATTGCTATTTGTGCTGGCGCAAACACGCCACAAGCAGTGGAGCCTGGCAAAGAAAGTGCTGGTCGGTCTGGCGATCGGCGTGGTGTTTGGTCTGGTGCTGCAAGCGATCTATGGTGCAGAGAGCCAGGTGCTGAAAGATTCTATCCAGTGGTTTAACGTAGTCGGTAACGGCTATGTCCAGCTGCTGCAGATGATCGTGATGCCGCTGGTATTTGCCTCTATTCTCAGCGCGGTGGCCCGTCTGCATAACGCCTCCCAGCTGGGTAAAATCAGCGTATTAACCATCGGTACGCTGCTGTTTACCACGCTGATCGCGGCGCTGGTCGGGGTACTGGTAACGAACCTGTTTGGCCTCACCGCCGAAGGGCTGGTACAGGGTACGGCCGAGACCGCGCGCCTGAACGCCATTCAGAGCAACTACGCGGGCAAGGTCGCCGATCTGAGCGTGCCGCAGCTGCTGCTCTCCTTCGTTCCGAAAAATCCGTTTGCCGATCTGACCGGGGCTAACCCGACCTCCATCATCAGCGTGGTGATTTTTGCCGCCTTCCTGGGCGTGGCGGCACTGAAGCTGCTCAAGGACGATGCGCCGAAGGGCCAGCGCGTGCTGACCGCTATCGATACCCTGCAGAGCTGGGTGATGAAGCTGGTACGCCTGGTGATGCAGCTGACGCCGTACGGCGTGCTGGCGTTGATGACCAAAGTCGTGGCAGGCTCCAACCTGCAAGACATTATCAAGCTGGGCAGCTTTGTGGTCGCCTCCTACCTGGGGCTGGGGATCATGTTTGTTGTACACGCGATCCTGCTGGCGGTGAACGGCGTGAGTCCGCTGAAATACTTCCGTAAGGTCTGGCCGGTGCTGACCTTTGCCTTCACCAGCCGCTCTAGCGCCGCCTCCATTCCGCTGAACGTGGAAGCGCAGACCCGTCGTCTGGGCGTGCCGGAGTCTATCGCCAGCTTCTCAGCCTCCTTCGGTGCCACTATCGGTCAGAACGGCTGCGCCGGTCTCTACCCGGCCATGCTGGCGGTGATGGTTGCCCCAACGGTGGGTATTAACCCGCTGGATCCCCTGTGGATTGCGACGCTGGTGGGCATGGTTACCATCAGCTCGGCTGGTGTGGCGGGCGTGGGCGGCGGTGCTACCTTTGCCGCGCTGATCGTCCTGCCTGCGATGGGTCTGCCGGTCACCCTGGTGGCACTGCTGATCTCCGTTGAACCGCTGATCGATATGGGTCGTACCGCGCTGAACGTTAGCGGGTCAATGACCGCCGGGACGCTCACCAGCCAGTGGCTGAAGCAGACCGATAAAGAGGTGTTGAATAGCGAAGAGAGTGCCGAACTGGCGCATCGCTAA
- the ves gene encoding environmental stress-induced protein Ves, translated as MEYFDIRKMPVNLWRNGAGETREICCFPAATRDFDWRASIASLASNGGFPQFTGVDRVITLIEGGEVTLDGGSAFNHTLKRLQPFTFAGEQPVKAQLSDGQMSMDFNIMTRRDRCQAKVRVADRTFTTFASRGGVVFVLSGAWQLGDKLLTADQGAWWQEGHHTLRLLKSEGQLLFSEITWLPGH; from the coding sequence ATGGAATACTTTGATATTCGTAAAATGCCGGTCAACCTGTGGCGTAATGGTGCAGGCGAGACCCGTGAAATTTGCTGCTTCCCGGCTGCAACTCGTGATTTCGACTGGCGCGCCAGTATTGCCTCCCTGGCCAGCAACGGCGGTTTTCCCCAGTTTACCGGCGTAGATCGGGTGATCACCCTGATTGAAGGGGGAGAGGTGACGCTCGACGGCGGCAGTGCCTTTAACCACACGCTTAAGCGTCTTCAGCCCTTTACCTTTGCTGGCGAGCAGCCAGTAAAGGCGCAGCTTTCCGACGGTCAGATGTCGATGGATTTTAATATCATGACCCGCCGGGATCGCTGTCAGGCGAAAGTGCGCGTTGCCGATCGCACCTTTACAACCTTTGCCTCACGAGGTGGGGTGGTGTTTGTTTTAAGCGGAGCGTGGCAGCTGGGGGATAAGCTGCTGACTGCCGATCAGGGGGCCTGGTGGCAGGAGGGGCATCACACGCTGCGGCTGTTGAAGTCTGAGGGCCAGCTGCTGTTTAGCGAAATCACCTGGCTGCCGGGCCACTAA
- the osmE gene encoding osmotically-inducible lipoprotein OsmE codes for MNMKLAGIMGAAAVMAMLAGCTAYDRTKDQVTTPVVKDVKKGMSRAQVMQVAGKPSSEVTMIHARGTCQTYILGQRDGKTETYFVALDETGHVMNSGYQTCAEYDTDPQAPKK; via the coding sequence ATGAATATGAAACTCGCAGGAATTATGGGTGCAGCAGCAGTTATGGCAATGCTGGCAGGGTGTACTGCTTACGATCGTACTAAAGATCAGGTCACCACGCCGGTAGTGAAAGACGTTAAAAAAGGCATGAGCCGTGCGCAGGTTATGCAGGTCGCTGGTAAGCCGTCCTCAGAAGTGACCATGATCCACGCTCGTGGTACCTGCCAGACCTATATCCTGGGTCAGCGCGATGGTAAAACCGAAACCTACTTTGTGGCGCTGGATGAGACCGGCCACGTTATGAATTCGGGTTATCAGACCTGTGCGGAGTACGACACCGACCCGCAGGCCCCGAAAAAGTAA
- the spy gene encoding ATP-independent periplasmic protein-refolding chaperone Spy: MRKLTALFVASTLAFGAANLAHAAETTAAADNGAAMHHKGKMGPHHDMMFKDLNLTDAQKQQIREIMKSQRDQMKRPSLDERRAAHSIIASDTFDKAKAEAQIDKMADQNKARMLAHMETQNKIYNILTPEQKKQFNANFEKRLTERKAPEGRMPESAE; encoded by the coding sequence ATGCGTAAATTAACCGCTCTGTTTGTTGCCTCTACCCTGGCGTTCGGCGCTGCTAACCTTGCCCACGCTGCCGAAACCACCGCCGCAGCGGACAACGGCGCAGCCATGCACCATAAAGGCAAAATGGGTCCGCATCACGATATGATGTTTAAAGACCTCAACCTGACCGACGCGCAGAAACAGCAGATCCGTGAGATCATGAAGAGCCAGCGTGACCAGATGAAGCGCCCTTCTCTGGATGAGCGCCGCGCTGCCCATAGCATCATCGCCAGCGACACCTTCGACAAGGCGAAAGCTGAAGCACAGATTGACAAAATGGCCGATCAGAACAAAGCCCGTATGCTGGCGCATATGGAAACCCAGAACAAAATCTATAACATTCTGACGCCAGAGCAGAAAAAGCAGTTTAATGCCAATTTTGAGAAGCGTCTGACAGAACGTAAAGCGCCAGAAGGTAGAATGCCTGAGTCTGCTGAGTAA
- the nadE gene encoding ammonia-dependent NAD(+) synthetase, which produces MTLQQEIIEALGVKPTVNAEEEVRRSVDFLKAYLKAHPFLKTLVLGISGGQDSTLAGKLSQLAISELRQETGNEALQFIAVRLPYGVQFDEQDCQDAIGFIKPDRVLTVNIKSAVLASEQALREAGIELSDFVRGNEKARERMKAQYSIAGMTGGVVIGTDHAAEAVTGFYTKYGDGGTDINPLFRLNKRQGKQLLAHLGCPEHLYKKAPTADLEDDRPSLPDEAALGVTYENIDDYLEGKTLDEGTARIIEGWYLKTEHKRRPPITVFDDFWKK; this is translated from the coding sequence ATGACTCTGCAACAAGAAATTATTGAAGCGCTTGGCGTCAAGCCAACGGTAAATGCGGAAGAAGAAGTTCGCCGCAGCGTAGATTTTCTCAAAGCCTATCTGAAAGCGCACCCGTTTTTAAAAACGCTGGTACTGGGCATTAGCGGCGGTCAGGATTCGACCCTTGCCGGTAAGCTGAGCCAGCTAGCCATCAGTGAACTGCGCCAGGAGACGGGCAACGAAGCATTGCAGTTTATTGCCGTGCGTCTGCCCTACGGCGTGCAGTTTGACGAGCAGGATTGCCAGGACGCGATCGGCTTCATCAAGCCGGACCGCGTGCTGACCGTTAACATTAAATCCGCCGTGCTGGCCAGCGAGCAGGCCCTGCGTGAAGCGGGCATTGAGCTGTCTGATTTTGTTCGCGGTAATGAAAAAGCGCGTGAGCGTATGAAGGCCCAATACAGTATTGCCGGCATGACCGGCGGCGTCGTCATTGGTACCGACCATGCCGCAGAAGCGGTAACCGGGTTTTACACCAAGTACGGCGATGGCGGTACGGATATCAACCCGCTGTTCCGTCTGAACAAACGCCAGGGTAAACAGCTGCTGGCACATTTGGGCTGTCCGGAGCATCTCTACAAAAAAGCGCCGACGGCGGATCTGGAAGACGATCGCCCCTCCCTGCCGGATGAAGCCGCGCTGGGGGTTACCTATGAAAACATTGATGATTATCTGGAAGGCAAAACGCTGGATGAAGGCACCGCCCGCATTATCGAGGGCTGGTACCTGAAAACCGAGCATAAGCGTCGTCCGCCGATCACGGTTTTTGACGACTTCTGGAAAAAATAA
- the katE gene encoding catalase HPII: MSHNEKNPHGHQSPVHDPSESRPGLDSLAPEDNSHRPDPRPTPPGEQPTAPGSLKAPDTHNEKLTALETFRKGSDGFPLTTNQGVRISDDQNSLRAGNRGPTLLEDFILREKITHFDHERIPERIVHARGSAAHGYFQPYKSLKDITKADFLSDPEKITPVFVRFSTVQGGAGSADTVRDIRGFATKFYTEEGIFDLVGNNTPIFFIQDAHKFPDFVHAVKPEPHWAIPQGQSAHDTFWDYVSLQPETLHNVMWAMSDRGIPRSYRTMEGFGIHTFRLVNAEGKGTFVRFHWKPVAGKASLVWDESQKLTGRDPDFHRRDLWEAIEAGDFPEYELGLQLIPEEDEFKFDFDLLDPTKLIPEALVPVQRVGKMVLNRNPDNFFAENEQAAFHPGHIVPGLDFTNDPLLQGRLFSYTDTQISRLGGPNFHEIPINRPTCPYHNFQRDGMHRMDIDTNPANYEPNSINDNWPRETPPGPKRGGFESYQERIEGNKIRERSPSFGEYYAHPRLFWQSQTPHEQQHIIDAFSFELSKVVREYIRERVVDQLACIDTTLALSVAKNLGISLTDEQLNVTLPKEVNGVASDPSLSLYAQPDASVKGRVVAILLNDKVVASELLSILQGLRAKGVHAKLLYSRMGVVTADDGSSLSVAGTFAGSPSVTVDAVMVPGGDVSTLLNNGDVAYYLLEAYKHLKVIALAGDARQFKQTLKVDAQGEAGIVEADDAAGSFIDDFLTQLAAHRVWSRSGKISAIPA; this comes from the coding sequence ATGTCGCATAATGAGAAAAACCCACACGGCCATCAATCCCCGGTGCACGATCCCAGTGAGTCCCGACCGGGCCTTGACTCCCTGGCCCCTGAAGATAACTCCCACCGCCCCGATCCCCGCCCCACCCCGCCTGGAGAGCAGCCAACCGCCCCCGGCAGCCTTAAGGCCCCCGATACGCATAATGAGAAGCTCACCGCTCTGGAGACCTTCCGTAAAGGCAGCGACGGTTTTCCCCTGACCACCAACCAGGGAGTACGCATCAGCGACGATCAAAACTCCTTGCGCGCGGGCAATCGCGGCCCGACGCTGCTGGAGGATTTTATCCTGCGGGAGAAAATTACCCATTTTGACCACGAGCGCATTCCGGAGCGTATCGTTCACGCCCGCGGCTCGGCAGCTCACGGCTACTTTCAGCCCTACAAGAGCCTGAAGGATATTACTAAAGCAGATTTCCTCAGCGATCCCGAAAAGATCACCCCGGTCTTTGTCCGCTTCTCTACGGTGCAGGGCGGCGCGGGCTCGGCGGATACAGTGCGTGACATTCGCGGCTTCGCCACTAAATTCTATACCGAAGAGGGGATCTTCGACCTGGTTGGCAATAACACGCCGATATTTTTTATTCAGGATGCGCACAAGTTTCCAGACTTCGTCCACGCGGTGAAGCCTGAGCCGCACTGGGCCATTCCGCAGGGGCAGAGCGCCCATGACACCTTCTGGGACTACGTCTCATTACAGCCAGAGACCCTGCACAATGTCATGTGGGCCATGTCCGATCGCGGTATTCCCCGTAGCTACCGTACCATGGAGGGCTTCGGCATCCACACCTTCCGCCTGGTTAACGCCGAAGGCAAAGGAACCTTTGTCCGCTTCCACTGGAAGCCGGTGGCGGGTAAAGCCTCGCTGGTGTGGGACGAGTCGCAGAAGCTCACCGGCCGCGACCCCGATTTTCATCGCCGCGATCTGTGGGAGGCCATTGAAGCAGGCGATTTCCCCGAGTACGAACTGGGGCTACAGCTGATCCCGGAAGAGGACGAGTTCAAGTTTGATTTTGACCTCCTTGACCCTACCAAGCTGATCCCCGAGGCGCTGGTGCCGGTGCAGCGGGTAGGTAAAATGGTGCTCAATCGCAACCCAGATAACTTCTTTGCCGAAAACGAACAGGCGGCGTTTCATCCGGGCCATATCGTCCCCGGCCTGGATTTTACTAACGATCCGCTGCTGCAGGGGCGTCTCTTCTCCTATACCGATACGCAGATCAGCCGCCTTGGCGGGCCAAACTTCCATGAAATCCCTATTAACCGCCCAACCTGTCCGTATCATAACTTCCAGCGCGACGGCATGCACCGCATGGATATCGACACCAACCCGGCGAACTACGAGCCGAACTCAATCAACGATAACTGGCCGCGGGAAACACCTCCCGGCCCGAAACGCGGCGGCTTTGAGTCCTATCAGGAGCGGATAGAGGGCAATAAGATCCGCGAGCGCAGCCCGTCGTTTGGCGAATACTATGCCCACCCGCGCCTGTTTTGGCAAAGCCAGACCCCGCACGAGCAGCAGCACATTATTGATGCCTTTAGCTTCGAGCTGAGCAAAGTGGTGCGCGAGTACATTCGCGAGCGGGTTGTCGATCAGCTGGCCTGCATCGATACTACACTGGCGCTGTCGGTGGCGAAAAATCTGGGTATCTCCCTGACGGATGAGCAGCTCAACGTTACCCTGCCCAAAGAGGTCAACGGGGTAGCAAGCGATCCGTCGCTAAGCCTCTACGCCCAGCCGGACGCCAGCGTTAAGGGCCGCGTAGTCGCCATCCTGCTTAACGATAAGGTGGTTGCCAGCGAGCTCTTGAGCATTCTGCAAGGGCTGCGGGCGAAAGGCGTACACGCCAAACTGCTCTATTCGCGGATGGGAGTAGTGACAGCGGACGATGGTTCAAGCCTGTCGGTAGCGGGCACCTTTGCCGGATCGCCCTCGGTAACCGTAGATGCAGTTATGGTTCCCGGCGGTGACGTAAGCACTCTGCTGAACAACGGTGATGTCGCCTACTACCTGCTGGAGGCCTATAAGCACCTGAAGGTGATTGCCCTGGCAGGCGATGCGCGTCAGTTCAAACAGACGCTGAAGGTCGATGCGCAAGGCGAAGCGGGCATTGTCGAAGCGGATGACGCAGCTGGCTCCTTTATCGATGATTTCCTGACCCAGCTGGCCGCACATCGCGTCTGGTCCCGGAGCGGAAAAATCAGCGCTATCCCGGCATGA